From Mastacembelus armatus chromosome 13, fMasArm1.2, whole genome shotgun sequence, one genomic window encodes:
- the sidt2 gene encoding SID1 transmembrane family member 2 encodes MTQGINCQFRRTVSGNMVLRSCWKSRHKNRPAPCWIRPGLIALLWLCGFSCCSGAVGETKNVVQKDAEFDVTYNDTVTSENQTIYAFNHTVSRNKTEGVRVSVDVLSQGFESPILFVIRQKQAVLSFQVPLILRGLYQRKYPYKHVGRTLCQPPTRAASESQYFFVDVSTLSNQGTNYQLRVSRVESFTLQTDTKFSFTASPSQPQYFKYVFPDGIDTVIVKVNSEMNFPCSVMSIQDIQCPVYDLDNNVAFIGMYQTMTKKGAITVQRKDFPSNSFYVVIVVKTEDEACGGPLRFYPLRPDELIDAGNRSKVLDVMVSPAINSDIYVIGMLFCLGIFLSFYLLTLLVACLENKRVSKKREVFQIPADMSPAETASLLGKNGDGKIPASPYEYGSFADNGSTLSSEAVTDSATSTDNNYGYMDRSLDSVGRSRQESLSSVEEDDYDTLDDINSDKNIVRTKKFLCVSDLARKDKRILSKKYQIYFWNIATIAVFYALPVVQLVITYQTVVNVTGNQDICYYNFLCAHPLGALSAFNNILSNLGYVMLGLLFLLIVLKRDIVHNRALVRNNLNALECGIPKHFGLFYAMGTALMMEGLLSACYHVCPNYTNFQFDTSFMYMIAGLCMLKLYQKRHPDINASAYTAYACLAVVIFFSVLGVVFGKGNTVFWIVFSVIHILATLLLSTQLYYMGRWRLDSGILRRMVYVIYTDCIRQCSGPMYIDRMVLIVMGNIVNWCLAAYGLIERPNDFASYLLAIAICNLLLYFAFYIIMKLRSGERIQCLALVCILFTAVVWGFALYFFFQGLSTWQKTPAESREHNRDCILLSFFDDHDIWHFLSSIAMFGSFLVLLTMDDDLDTVQRDKIYVF; translated from the exons ATGACACAAGGCATCAATTGTCAGTTTAGGAGGACGGTGTCAGGCAACATGGTGCTCAGGAGCTGCTGGAAATCTCGACACAAAAACAGACCTGCTCCTTGTTGGATCCGACCGGGACTGATAGCCCTGCTCTGGCTCTGTGGGTTTTCTTGCTGCAGTGGTGCGGTGGGGGAAACCAAAAATGTGGTTCAGAAAGATGCAGAGTTTGATGTGACCTACAATGACACAGTTACAAGTGAGAACCAGACAATCTATGCTTTCAATCACACTGTTTCCAGAAATAAG ACTGAGGGAGTGCGTGTTTCTGTGGATGTGCTGTCACAGGGTTTTGAGAGCCCTATCCTGTTTGTGATACGGCAGAAACAAGCTGTGCTGTCTTTTCAAGTCCCTCTCATATTAAGAGGCCT CTACCAGAGGAAGTACCCTTACAAACATGTGGGCCGAACATTGTGTCAGCCACCAACCCGAGCCGCATCCGAGAGCCAGTACTTCTTTGTGGATGTGTCTACCCTGTCCAATCAGGGTACAAACTACCAGCTCAGGGTCAGCCGTGTGGAAAGCTTCACTCTGCA GACAGACACGAAATTCAGCTTCACCGCATCACCATCTCAGCCTCAG TACTTCAAGTACGTCTTCCCAGACGGGATAGACACTGTGATTGTCAAGGTCAACTCAGAAATGAACTTCCCATGCTCCGTTATGTCAATCCAAGACATTCAG TGCCCTGTCTATGACCTTGACAACAATGTGGCCTTCATTGGGATGTATCAGACTATGACCAAAAAAGGTGCCATCACAGTGCAG AGGAAGGATTTTCCCAGCAACAGTTTCTATGTAGTGATAGTGGTAAAAACAGAGGATGAGGCATGTGGTGGTCCACTGCGATTCTACCCTCTGCGACCTGATGAGCTGATTGATGCTGGTAACCGCAGCAAGGTTCTTGACGTGATGGTATCCCCTGCCATCAACT CGGACATTTATGTGATTGGCATGCTGTTCTGTCTGGGTATCTTCCTCTCGTTCTACCTTCTCACCTTGCTGGTGGCCTGTCTGGAGAACAAAAG AGTGAGTAAGAAGAGAGAGGTGTTTCAGATTCCTGCTGACATGTCACCTGCTGAGACAG CCTCTCTGCTCGGGAAAAATGGAGACG GGAAGATTCCAGCCTCACCGTACGAATATGGCTCCTTTG CTGATAATGGCAGCACACTGAGTTCAGAGGCAGTTACTGACAGCGCCACCTCAACCGACAACAACTATGGATACATGG ATCGATCGTTGGACAGTGTGGGACGAAGCAGGCAGGAGTCTCTGAGCTCTGTGGAGGAGGATGACTACGACACACTGGACGACATCAACTCAGACAAAAACATCGTACGCACCAAG AAATTTCTATGTGTATCTGACCTGGCCCGCAAAGACAAAAGGATCCTCAGCAAGAAATACCAAATCTACTTCTG GAACATTGCCACCATCGCTGTGTTCTACGCCCTGCCAGTCGTCCAGCTGGTCATCACCTACCAGACG GTTGTCAATGTTACGGGAAACCAGGACATTTGCTATTACAACTTCCTATGTGCCCACCCTCTGGGAGCTCTGAG CGCATTCAACAACATACTCAGTAACCTTGGTTACGTGATGCTTGGACTCCTGTTCCTTCTCATCGTGCTCAAGAGAGACATCGTCCACAATCGAGCCCTGGTCCGCAACAACCTCAATGCACTG GAGTGTGGCATCCCAAAGCACTTTGGTCTCTTTTATGCCATGGGAACTGCTCTGATGATGGAGGGTTTGCTCAGTGCCTGCTACCATGTCTGTCCCAACTACACCAACTTCCAATTTG ACACTTCCTTTATGTACATGATTGCTGGACTGTGTATGTTAAAACTTTATCAGAAGAGACACCCAGACATCAACGCGAGTGCTTACACTGCCTATGCCTGCTTAGCTGTGGTTATCTTCTTTTCAGTGCTGGGAGtg GTATTTGGGAAAGGAAACACAGTCTTCTGGATCGTCTTCTCTGTGATCCACATTCTGGCCACTCTCCTCCTCAGCACACAGCTCTATTACATGGGCCGATGGAGACTTG ACTCGGGAATCCTACGCAGGATGGTGTATGTCATCTATACAGATTGCATTCGACAGTGCAGTGGACCGATGTATATT GACCGAATGGTTCTGATTGTAATGGGGAACATTGTCAACTGGTGTCT AGCTGCCTATGGTCTCATAGAGAGACCTAATGACTTTGCCTCATACTTGTTGGCCATCGCCATCTGTAACCTGCTGCTCTACTTTGCCTTCTACATCATTATGAAG cTGCGTAGTGGTGAGAGAATCCAGTGTCTGGCCTTGGTGTGTATTCTCTTCACGGCCGTAGTTTGGGGCTTTGCACTGTATTTCTTCTTCCAGGGTCTCAGCACCTGGCAG AAAACACCAGCAGAGTCTCGGGAGCACAACAGGGACTGTATCCTGCTCTCTTTCTTTGACGACCACGACATTTGGcacttcctctcctccatcGCCATGTTTGGATCCTTCCTG GTCCTGCTGACCATGGACGATGACCTTGATACCGTCCAGAGAGACAAGATCTATGTCTTCTAG
- the cep164 gene encoding centrosomal protein of 164 kDa: protein MTAAALIGDQLILEEDYDENYIPSEQEIQEYAREIGIDPDNEPELLWLAREGIVAPLPPEWKPCQDVTGDIYYFNFSTGQSTWDHPCDEHYRRLVAQERDRAQLTAAGTKKDKDKKKKKEKKEKKEKKKKEPLRTPGALSSALGPLPSSLGSLAPLRGLDASGPGPFSGSAPALRGSICSSGGLEPLKKSLRGPRSSGASSVLGSRQEERVSLTLPGFDDDEEKISENELSPRGSDRLLKNLHLDLDALGGGLKYEDSDVSGGAPLEDRTDPELQDLVVSGDHSPEPPSQQESESSKITDKASSSIDVKLSEKVLDINDLSGTVSPLEKKGKVESKDEEDSEEEEKIKKTETERHMLAEDKGNPQTHNVDRLILHQSSPSPSVSISSHSGQGVELKPEGFGVSLELQRPETSRGRLVHTSKLKDPETTLKSQHNSLDEESRWRNGQDREKKGREEEERSLKERKERERREADQEEEEERKWMMREKEKRMHVLQEELRRAEEEERKLKEESEERLRALQQRLLSERREQESRLNAESQRALEELRESVQKEREKQQQQLREESEAILKTLRIALEEERTAERERLEGQKKEDMERLKAESEEELQAQRRRLQGEREEKLSSLKQEVKSTERRKELLMSPRPEQHLAEYHRELADVLQEIRDEVQRDHERKLEQLREDHRREMNNIREKYLDEETAQRERLLSALQEDRERLQASHAVQLEKLRLQLDTQIQKTQLTHSRKESDVQELADKLELRAKELKSQEAMLQTKAADLKRRRKMLGEEEEDVGRQIEVFPRLIQERDQLKMELERMREEKHHARELLQRAREEKSKAKEEEERLREERDKAREECRRAKEDKERLESKLSLLQERCDRLSRRVSELEQGGGASISPKEESKQKMVEKADVTAPSSDRRDSLLHVEDLEEPPLSPLPDSHSSMDEFRRYISSHGASIQKTKLFLERESGRLMERQAALRAAQTCSSQTINHEGRLTEEVIRNLQQEARNVAELQQTVQRGNTLLRRKEEQLQQLESSIAEEPQFEDLPQLTGDRKVTFDVTESDLSSTVDPPDGTGSHPTVPAKVQELAESLQQISGQLNTVLSALGSLSQRQNAIPYTAFPLAPSQPHSNPAHTSTSVPGMPHMHTLIPSSLAPPPPLRLSEPSWNWLPQGSSATTPLYSTPISNGLRASEDFINSRWSQIFPGAAMEPVASSTMKTSSAYSSYTPASEHGRSLRSTQKSVEVDGQRLQGLIDGNKKWLEMRKKDTSIPLFTRYQAPSSKSGLVQLGLDDNNQIRVYHY, encoded by the exons AtgactgcagctgctctcaTAGGAGACCAGCTAATCCTGGAAGAGGACTATGATGAGAACTATATACCCTCTGAACAAG AGATCCAAGAGTACGCAAGAGAGATTGGCATTGATCCCGACAATGAACCGGAGCTCCTGTGGCTGGCCAGGGAAGGCATTGTTGCCCCTCTGCCTCCTGAGTGGAAGCCTTG CCAGGATGTGACGGGAGACATCTATTATTTCAACTTCTCCACTGGCCAGTCCACCTGGGATCACCCATGCGACGAGCACTATCGCCGCCTGGTGGCCCAGGAGCGTGACCGTGCCCAGCTCACGGCTGCTGGGACAAAGAAggacaaagacaagaagaagaagaaagaaaagaaggagaagaaagagaaaaagaagaaggaacCACTCAGGACTCCTGGA GCTCTGAGTTCAGCCTTGGGACCCCTCCCCTCCTCACTGGGCAGCCTGGCTCCTCTGAGAGGTCTGGATGCCTCTGGGCCAGGCCCATTCTCTGGATCTGCCCCTGCTCTCCGGGGGTCCATTTGTAGCTCTGGTGGCCTGGAGCCCCTCAAGAAATCCCTTAGG GGCCCACGGAGCAGTGGAGCATCTAGTGTTCTAGGGAGCAGGCAGGAAGAGAGGGTGTCTCTTACTCTGCCCGgctttgatgatgatgaagaaaaaatTTCTGAAAACGAG CTGAGTCCTCGTGGTTCAGACAGGCTGTTGAAGAATCTTCATCTAGACCTGGATGCCCTTGGAGGAGGCCTAAAATATGAG GACAGTGATGTCAGTGGTGGAGCTCCGCTTGAGGACAGGACTGACCCAGAGTTGCAGGACTTGGTCGTGTCTGGAGATCACAGCCCTGAACCACCGTCCCAACAA gAGTCAGAGTCCAGTAAGATCACTGACAAAGCTTCATCCTCCATAGATGTCAAG CTGTCAGAGAAGGTTCTGGACATCAACGACCTGTCTGGCACAGTCAGTCCACTGGAGAAGAAGGGCAAAGTGGAAAgtaaagatgaagaggacagtgaggaagaggaaaagataaagaagacagagacagagag GCATATGCTGGCTGAAGACAAAGGCAACCCCCAAACCCATAATGTTGATCGGCTCATCCTCCATCAGTCAAGCCCTTCGCCCTCAGTCTCCATTTCATCCCATTCAGGGCAAGGTGTTGAGCTCAAACCAGAAGGATTTGGTGTTTCTCTGGAGTTACAGAGGCCTGAAACCTCAAGAGGTCGTCTGGTCCACACCAGCAAACTCAAAGATCCTGAAACCACCTTAAAGAGTCAACACAACTCGTTGGATGAAGAGTCAAGATGGAGAAACGggcaagacagagagaagaaagggagggaggaagaggagaggagtctgaaagaaaggaaggagagggagaggagggaggccgatcaggaggaggaagaagagaggaagtggatgatgagagagaaagagaagaggatgCATGTCCtccaggaggagctgaggagagcagaagaggaggagaggaagctTAAGGAAGAGAGTGAGGAAAGACTGAG GGCTCTGCAGCAGCGTCTCCTGTCtgagaggagagagcaggagtCCAGACTGAACGCTGAGTCTCAGAGGGCCCTGGAGGAGCTCCGAGAGTCTGtacagaaggagagggagaagcagcaacagcagctcag GGAAGAGAGTGAAGCCATCTTGAAAACGTTGCGTATCGCTTTAGAGGAAGAACGAACAGCGGAGCGTGAGAGGCTGGAGGGCCAGAAGAAGGAGGACATGGAACGTCTGAAGGCAGAGTCCGAAGAGGAGCTGCAAGCACAGAGGAGGCGactgcagggagagagagaggagaaactgAGCTCTCTGAAACAGGAG GTTAAAAGCACAGAAAGGAGGAAGGAGCTGTTGATGAGTCCACGACCTGAACAGCACCTGGCAGAGTACCACCGAGAG TTGGCTGATGTGCTCCAAGAAATACGAGATGAAGTACAGCGTGATCACgagaggaagctggagcagCTGAGGGAGGACCACAGAAGAGAgatgaacaacatcagagagaaATACCTGGATGAG GAGACTGCTCAGAGGGAGCGCTTGCTTTCCGCTCTACAGGAGGACCGGGAGCGTCTTCAGGCCTCTCATGCTGTCCAACTGGAGAAACTCCGGCTGCAGCTTGACACACAAATTCAAAAGACACagctcacacactcacgcaaG GAGTCAGATGTGCAGGAACTGGCAGATAAGTTGGAGCTGAGAGCCAAAGAGCTAAAGAGCCAGGAGGCCATGCTGCAAACAAAG GCAGCAGATCTtaaaaggagaaggaaaatgcttggagaagaagaggaagatgttGGCAGACAGATTGAG GTTTTTCCCAGGCTGATCCAGGAGAGAGACCAGCTGAAAATGGAGCTGGAAAGAATGAGAGAGGAGAAACATCACGCTCGAGAACTCCTCCAGAGAGCCAGGGAGGAGAAGAGCAAGGccaaagaggaggaagagaggctgagagaggagagagataaagCCAGGGAAGAGTGCAGGAGAGCCAAGGAGGACAAGGAGCGACTGGAGAGCAAGTTGTCgctgctgcaggaaagatgTGACCGTCTCAGCCGTAGAGTCAG TGAGTTGGAACAAGGTGGAGGAGCGAGCATCTCCCCAAAGGAAGAATCTAAACAAAAGATGGTGGAGAAAGCAGATGTGACAGCACCCTCCAGTGACAGAAGAGACTCATTGCTACATGTAGAAGACCTGGAAGAGCCGCCACTCTCCCCTTTACCTGACAGCCACAGCAGCATGGACGA GTTCCGACGCTATATCTCCTCACACGGCGCCTCCATCCAGAAGACCAAACTCTTCCTGGAGAGGGAGAGCGGCCGGCTGATGGAGAGGCAGGCAGCTCTGAGGGCCGCTCAGACCTGCTCCTCCCAGACCATCAACCATGAAGGAAGGCTGACTGAAGAGGTGataagaaacctccagcag GAAGCCAGAAATGTGGCGGAGCTGCAGCAGACCGTTCAGAGAGGAAACACCCTTCTACGACGGAAAGAGGAGCAACTCCAACAGCTAGAGAGTTCTATAGCtgaagag CCTCAGTTTGAGGATCTGCCTCAGCTGACAGGAGATAGGAAAGTGACCTTTGACGTGACTGAGTCTGACCTCAGCAGCACTGTGGACCCACCGGATGGaacag GAAGTCATCCCACTGTACCGGCCAAAGTGCAGGAGTTAGCAGAGTCCCTGCAGCAGATCTCAGGCCAGCTCAACACTGTGCTCAGTGCATTGGGTTCACTGTCTCAGAGGCAGAATGCCATACCTTACACAGCCTTCCCCTTGGCTCCATCTCAGCCTCATTCCAACCCAGCTCACACCTCCACCTCTGTGCCCGGCATGCCCCATATGCACACCCTGATCCCCAGCTCCTTAGCCCCACCTCCCCCCCTGAGGCTCTCAGAGCCATCCTGGAACTGGTTGCCTCAGGGCAGTTCTGCAACCACCCCACTCTACAGCACTCCCATCAGCAATGGGCTGAGGGCCTCTGAAGACTTCATCAACAGCAGATGGAGTCAGATATTCCCTG GGGCAGCTATGGAGCCAGTTGCCTCCAGCACAATGAAGACCTCCTCTGCATACTCATCATACACTCCTGCTAG TGAGCATGGTCGCAGCCTGCGGTCCACACAGAAATCAGTGGAGGTGGACGGGCAAAGGCTGCAGGGGCTGATTGACGGCAACAAGAAGTGGCTGGAGATGCGCAAGAAAGACACCAGCAT ACCTCTGTTTACTCGTTATCAGGCTCCTTCCTCCAAGAGTGGCCTGGTCCAGCTGGGCCTGGACGATAACAACCAGATCAGAGTCTATCATTACTGA
- the sh3bgr gene encoding SH3 domain-binding glutamic acid-rich protein isoform X1: MVIKVFLASSSGSTAIKKKQQDVVAFLEALKVDYTQLDIACNEANRMWMRQNVPEEKKPANGIPLPPQIFNEESYCGDYDTFFDAKEDNTVYAFLGLPPPPGSKEAAQADKAHIVENGTHAEGNDESTEVPVEERNGVAHRKKEQAADEEGEGGEEVEGETADDEAAEGETAGDEAPAEEEETVEETDEQAHAEQEEQEEADDEREEEDLQSEEEEELRQLEEEEEAEVQEEEEAK, from the exons ATGGTTATCAAAGTATTCCTCGCCTCTTCATCTGGATCCACAGCG atCAAGAAGAAACAGCAAGATGTGGTTGCCTTCCTGGAGGCTCTTAAAGTGGACTACACTCAGCTGGACATCGCCTGCAATGAGGCAAACCGCATGTGGATGAGGCAGAATGTCCCAGAAGAGAAGAAGCCTGCCAACGGTATCCCCCTGCCCCCCCAGATCTTCAACGAAGAGAGCTACTGTGGG GACTATGACACATTCTTTGATGCCAAGGAGGACAACACAGTGTATGCCTTCCTGgggcttcctcctcctcctgggtCAAAG GAAGCAGCACAGGCCGACAAAGCGCACATAGTGGAGAACGGGACCCATGCAGAGGGAAACGATGAGTCAACA GAGGTTCCTGTGGAGGAGCGTAATGGGGTTGCACACAGGAAGAAGGAGCAGGCTGCTGATGAGGAAGGTGAAGGAGGTgaagaggtggagggagagacTGCAGATGACGAAGCCGCGGAAGGAGAAACAGCAGGAGACGAGGCCcctgctgaggaggaggagacagtgGAAGAAACAGACGAG CAGGCTCATGCAGAACAGGAAGAACAG GAAGAAGCTGATGACGAGAGG GAGGAAGAGGATTTGCAGTCAGAG
- the sh3bgr gene encoding SH3 domain-binding glutamic acid-rich protein isoform X2 — translation MVIKVFLASSSGSTAIKKKQQDVVAFLEALKVDYTQLDIACNEANRMWMRQNVPEEKKPANGIPLPPQIFNEESYCGDYDTFFDAKEDNTVYAFLGLPPPPGSKEAAQADKAHIVENGTHAEGNDESTEVPVEERNGVAHRKKEQAADEEGEGGEEVEGETADDEAAEGETAGDEAPAEEEETVEETDEQAHAEQEEQEEADDEREEEEAEVQEEEEAK, via the exons ATGGTTATCAAAGTATTCCTCGCCTCTTCATCTGGATCCACAGCG atCAAGAAGAAACAGCAAGATGTGGTTGCCTTCCTGGAGGCTCTTAAAGTGGACTACACTCAGCTGGACATCGCCTGCAATGAGGCAAACCGCATGTGGATGAGGCAGAATGTCCCAGAAGAGAAGAAGCCTGCCAACGGTATCCCCCTGCCCCCCCAGATCTTCAACGAAGAGAGCTACTGTGGG GACTATGACACATTCTTTGATGCCAAGGAGGACAACACAGTGTATGCCTTCCTGgggcttcctcctcctcctgggtCAAAG GAAGCAGCACAGGCCGACAAAGCGCACATAGTGGAGAACGGGACCCATGCAGAGGGAAACGATGAGTCAACA GAGGTTCCTGTGGAGGAGCGTAATGGGGTTGCACACAGGAAGAAGGAGCAGGCTGCTGATGAGGAAGGTGAAGGAGGTgaagaggtggagggagagacTGCAGATGACGAAGCCGCGGAAGGAGAAACAGCAGGAGACGAGGCCcctgctgaggaggaggagacagtgGAAGAAACAGACGAG CAGGCTCATGCAGAACAGGAAGAACAG GAAGAAGCTGATGACGAGAGG
- the sh3bgr gene encoding SH3 domain-binding glutamic acid-rich protein isoform X3, whose amino-acid sequence MVIKVFLASSSGSTAIKKKQQDVVAFLEALKVDYTQLDIACNEANRMWMRQNVPEEKKPANGIPLPPQIFNEESYCGDYDTFFDAKEDNTVYAFLGLPPPPGSKEAAQADKAHIVENGTHAEGNDESTEVPVEERNGVAHRKKEQAADEEGEGGEEVEGETADDEAAEGETAGDEAPAEEEETVEETDEQAHAEQEEQEEADDEREEEAK is encoded by the exons ATGGTTATCAAAGTATTCCTCGCCTCTTCATCTGGATCCACAGCG atCAAGAAGAAACAGCAAGATGTGGTTGCCTTCCTGGAGGCTCTTAAAGTGGACTACACTCAGCTGGACATCGCCTGCAATGAGGCAAACCGCATGTGGATGAGGCAGAATGTCCCAGAAGAGAAGAAGCCTGCCAACGGTATCCCCCTGCCCCCCCAGATCTTCAACGAAGAGAGCTACTGTGGG GACTATGACACATTCTTTGATGCCAAGGAGGACAACACAGTGTATGCCTTCCTGgggcttcctcctcctcctgggtCAAAG GAAGCAGCACAGGCCGACAAAGCGCACATAGTGGAGAACGGGACCCATGCAGAGGGAAACGATGAGTCAACA GAGGTTCCTGTGGAGGAGCGTAATGGGGTTGCACACAGGAAGAAGGAGCAGGCTGCTGATGAGGAAGGTGAAGGAGGTgaagaggtggagggagagacTGCAGATGACGAAGCCGCGGAAGGAGAAACAGCAGGAGACGAGGCCcctgctgaggaggaggagacagtgGAAGAAACAGACGAG CAGGCTCATGCAGAACAGGAAGAACAG GAAGAAGCTGATGACGAGAGG
- the sh3bgr gene encoding SH3 domain-binding glutamic acid-rich protein isoform X6, with translation MVIKVFLASSSGSTAIKKKQQDVVAFLEALKVDYTQLDIACNEANRMWMRQNVPEEKKPANGIPLPPQIFNEESYCGDYDTFFDAKEDNTVYAFLGLPPPPGSKQAHAEQEEQEEADDEREEEAK, from the exons ATGGTTATCAAAGTATTCCTCGCCTCTTCATCTGGATCCACAGCG atCAAGAAGAAACAGCAAGATGTGGTTGCCTTCCTGGAGGCTCTTAAAGTGGACTACACTCAGCTGGACATCGCCTGCAATGAGGCAAACCGCATGTGGATGAGGCAGAATGTCCCAGAAGAGAAGAAGCCTGCCAACGGTATCCCCCTGCCCCCCCAGATCTTCAACGAAGAGAGCTACTGTGGG GACTATGACACATTCTTTGATGCCAAGGAGGACAACACAGTGTATGCCTTCCTGgggcttcctcctcctcctgggtCAAAG CAGGCTCATGCAGAACAGGAAGAACAG GAAGAAGCTGATGACGAGAGG